In Pseudonocardia sp. C8, one genomic interval encodes:
- a CDS encoding AzlD domain-containing protein: protein MRELLVLVAIGLGTYALRAAFLVTSRAAPPAPARLLPHVGPAVLAAITLPALLAPRGVVGGAESLPALVAAALTWLLWRRTARLPVALFGGLGAWWLAVAAVAAF, encoded by the coding sequence ATGCGTGAGCTGCTCGTCCTCGTCGCGATCGGGCTCGGCACCTACGCGTTGCGCGCGGCGTTCCTGGTGACCTCCCGGGCCGCACCGCCGGCGCCGGCCCGGCTGCTGCCGCACGTCGGGCCGGCGGTGCTCGCCGCGATCACGCTGCCCGCCCTGCTGGCCCCGCGCGGCGTCGTCGGCGGCGCGGAGAGCCTGCCCGCACTCGTCGCCGCGGCCCTCACCTGGCTGCTGTGGCGTCGCACCGCCCGGCTGCCGGTCGCGCTCTTCGGCGGGCTCGGAGCCTGGTGGCTCGCCGTCGCCGCCGTCGCCGCGTTCTGA
- a CDS encoding restriction endonuclease, with translation MSINDRVYDLANKVRQQKAAIETEEATKNAFVMPFIGSVLGYDVFNPSEVIPEFTADVGVKKGEKIDYALVHGGQVQILVEAKKVAEPLRIEHSSQLFRYFAVTNARVAVLTNGECFEFYTDLDAPNKMDEKPFLVLDLAAVDTTLLPELAKLTKESFDLDSVINAAGELKYIGQIKRALAAEFRNPSLEWIKFFASRVYEKNVTSKVREQFEVLVPKAATQFLNEQVNERLKTALGNGADTVTATSTAPVPERTTTIAAAVEDEPDDAEGPKPTRVVVTTDDEIEGFQIVRAIVCSEVSVDRVAARDTQTYFGILLDDNNRKPIARLWFNRTQKYLGVFDENKTETRHAIDSAQDIYTHADTLRKSVATYLGRESTAG, from the coding sequence GTGAGCATCAACGATCGCGTCTACGACCTGGCGAACAAGGTCCGTCAGCAGAAGGCCGCCATCGAGACCGAGGAGGCGACCAAGAACGCGTTCGTGATGCCGTTCATCGGCTCCGTGCTGGGCTACGACGTCTTCAATCCCTCGGAGGTCATCCCGGAGTTCACCGCCGACGTCGGCGTGAAGAAGGGGGAAAAGATCGACTACGCCCTGGTGCACGGTGGCCAGGTCCAGATCCTGGTGGAGGCCAAGAAGGTCGCCGAGCCGCTCAGGATCGAGCACTCCTCGCAGCTGTTCCGCTACTTCGCGGTCACCAACGCCCGCGTCGCAGTCCTGACCAATGGCGAGTGCTTCGAGTTCTATACCGACCTCGACGCACCCAACAAGATGGACGAGAAGCCCTTCCTCGTCCTCGATCTCGCCGCCGTCGACACGACCCTGCTCCCCGAGCTCGCGAAGCTGACCAAGGAGTCGTTCGACCTCGACTCGGTCATCAACGCCGCCGGCGAGCTCAAGTACATCGGCCAGATCAAACGCGCCCTGGCCGCCGAGTTCCGCAACCCCAGCCTTGAGTGGATCAAGTTCTTCGCCTCCCGGGTCTATGAGAAGAACGTGACTTCCAAGGTCCGCGAGCAGTTCGAGGTCCTTGTCCCGAAGGCCGCGACCCAGTTCCTGAACGAGCAGGTCAACGAGCGCCTGAAGACGGCGCTCGGCAACGGAGCCGACACCGTCACTGCGACATCCACAGCGCCCGTACCGGAGCGCACCACCACCATCGCCGCCGCTGTCGAGGACGAACCCGACGATGCCGAGGGGCCGAAGCCGACCAGAGTTGTCGTCACCACCGACGACGAGATCGAGGGTTTCCAGATCGTGCGGGCGATCGTGTGCAGCGAGGTCTCGGTCGACCGGGTCGCTGCCCGCGACACCCAGACCTACTTCGGCATCCTGCTCGATGACAACAACCGCAAGCCGATCGCCCGGCTCTGGTTCAACCGCACCCAGAAGTACCTCGGCGTGTTCGACGAGAACAAGACCGAGACCCGGCATGCGATCGACTCGGCTCAGGACATCTACACCCACGCCGACACCCTGAGAAAGTCCGTTGCGACATACCTGGGCCGCGAGAGCACGGCCGGATGA
- a CDS encoding GNAT family N-acetyltransferase gives MHRPTRSAPADTARIALRDLRPDEAGLLDTLMAGLSPRSRYLRFHTPTPALSTRMRRALLDVDGHDRVALVAETDAGTPVGIARAIRDHRHPDEAEIAVAVVDAWHRRGVGRRLLTALAERARAGGVRRLTARVLPENAAALGLVRDLFPVTVTRRDDDALVLTAVLDTGRPDDWTITMDDILADLAA, from the coding sequence ATGCACCGACCCACCAGGAGCGCGCCCGCCGACACCGCCCGGATCGCCCTGCGCGACCTGCGGCCCGACGAGGCCGGCCTGCTCGACACGCTCATGGCCGGGCTGTCGCCCCGCAGCCGCTACCTGCGGTTCCACACCCCGACGCCCGCGCTCAGCACCCGGATGCGCCGTGCCCTGCTCGACGTCGACGGCCACGACCGCGTCGCACTGGTCGCCGAGACCGACGCCGGCACCCCGGTCGGGATCGCCCGTGCCATCCGCGACCACCGGCACCCGGACGAGGCCGAGATCGCCGTCGCGGTCGTCGACGCCTGGCACCGGCGCGGCGTCGGCCGGCGGCTCCTCACCGCCCTCGCCGAGCGGGCCCGCGCCGGAGGCGTGCGCCGGCTGACCGCCCGCGTCCTGCCGGAGAACGCCGCCGCGCTCGGGCTCGTCCGCGACCTGTTCCCGGTCACGGTCACCCGCCGGGACGACGACGCGCTCGTCCTCACCGCCGTGCTCGACACCGGGCGGCCCGACGACTGGACGATCACGATGGACGACATCCTCGCCGACCTCGCGGCATGA
- a CDS encoding TetR/AcrR family transcriptional regulator, with the protein MNTRSAALVADTGRGNEAAILNAALHAFGTKGFNGASMRDVAKGASTSLSNLYNYFPSKSKLLASVLRHANDELQRRVAEAVDHAGDDPPSRLREAVRSYVGFVVDHQVAMLVSTNEVRYLDPVDRAALVVDRDATQAVFERIITQGAGDGTFRTPYADDAARAILSAVGAIAAWYRPDGPLSRGQLAEQYARFALALLEGPLPR; encoded by the coding sequence ATGAACACCCGTTCTGCGGCCTTGGTCGCCGACACCGGCCGCGGGAACGAGGCGGCGATCCTCAACGCCGCACTGCACGCATTCGGGACCAAGGGATTCAACGGCGCCTCCATGCGCGACGTCGCGAAGGGTGCGAGCACCAGCCTCTCGAACCTCTACAACTACTTCCCCTCGAAGTCGAAGCTGCTCGCGTCGGTGCTGCGGCACGCCAACGACGAACTGCAGCGGCGGGTGGCCGAGGCGGTCGACCATGCCGGGGACGACCCGCCGTCCCGGCTGCGCGAGGCCGTCCGGTCGTACGTGGGTTTCGTGGTCGACCACCAGGTCGCGATGCTGGTGTCCACCAACGAGGTGCGCTACCTCGACCCGGTGGACCGGGCCGCGCTCGTCGTCGACCGGGACGCCACCCAGGCCGTCTTCGAACGGATCATCACCCAGGGCGCGGGCGACGGGACCTTCCGCACGCCCTACGCCGACGACGCCGCCCGCGCCATCCTGAGTGCCGTCGGCGCGATCGCGGCCTGGTACCGGCCGGACGGACCACTCAGCCGCGGGCAGCTCGCCGAGCAGTACGCGCGGTTCGCGCTGGCCCTCCTGGAGGGTCCACTCCCACGCTGA
- a CDS encoding PIG-L deacetylase family protein → MNPHLDPMPDDWDRALAVVAHPDDLEYGAASAVARWTRAGKTVAYVIVTDGEAGIDGIAPGDAAVLRQKEQLASAAIVGVSDVTFLHHPDGVVRYGPELRRDIARHVRRTRPDIVLSTTSELTFRMGGRRLLNQADHRTVGVAALDAARDAGNRWIFPELLDDGLDAWAGTADAYLFGSGSPSHGVDVGDGLAAGVESLRAHRAYLDGLGRDFDPDQFLRHVTAAAGERLGVPHAVAFERIGLHGI, encoded by the coding sequence ATGAACCCGCACCTCGACCCGATGCCCGACGACTGGGACCGCGCACTGGCCGTCGTCGCCCATCCCGACGATCTCGAGTACGGCGCCGCGAGCGCGGTCGCGCGCTGGACCCGCGCCGGCAAGACCGTCGCCTACGTCATCGTCACCGACGGCGAGGCCGGAATCGACGGGATCGCCCCGGGCGACGCCGCGGTCCTGCGGCAGAAGGAGCAGCTCGCGAGCGCCGCGATCGTCGGCGTCTCGGACGTGACCTTCCTGCACCACCCCGACGGGGTCGTGCGGTACGGCCCCGAGCTGCGCCGCGACATCGCCCGCCACGTCCGCCGGACCCGCCCCGACATCGTGCTCAGCACGACCAGCGAGCTGACCTTCCGCATGGGCGGGCGGCGGCTCCTCAACCAGGCCGACCACCGCACCGTCGGCGTCGCCGCGCTCGACGCCGCCCGCGATGCCGGCAATCGGTGGATCTTCCCGGAGCTGCTCGACGACGGTCTCGACGCGTGGGCAGGCACTGCCGACGCCTACCTGTTCGGGTCCGGCTCACCGAGCCACGGCGTCGACGTCGGTGACGGCCTCGCGGCCGGTGTCGAGTCGCTCCGCGCGCACCGCGCCTACCTCGACGGCCTCGGCCGCGACTTCGACCCCGACCAGTTCCTGCGCCACGTCACCGCCGCCGCCGGCGAGCGGCTCGGCGTCCCGCACGCCGTCGCGTTCGAGCGCATCGGCCTGCACGGCATCTGA
- a CDS encoding class I SAM-dependent methyltransferase produces MTTTTPEQDADRALKAKHRALWAAGDYPRIATELIPQFGPLLVDAAGVRPGQRVLDVAAGTGNAAVPAAERGAVVTASDLTPELFEAGRRTAGERGVDLEWVEADAEALPFPDDAYDVVLSSVGAMFAPRHQVVADELVRVTAPGGTIAMINWTPDGFIGQLFRTMAPYAPPPPPGASPPPLWGDEGHVRELFGDRVTDLRARRARIVMQHDGDPAGFRDYWKQHYGPTIAVYRFNADRPDRVADLDRDFLAFLTDRNRGTTGRATYDAEYLVVTARKREG; encoded by the coding sequence ATGACGACCACGACCCCCGAGCAGGACGCCGACCGGGCCCTGAAGGCGAAGCACCGGGCGCTGTGGGCGGCGGGCGACTACCCGCGGATCGCGACCGAGCTGATCCCGCAGTTCGGCCCGCTGCTCGTTGACGCAGCCGGTGTCCGTCCGGGGCAGCGGGTGCTCGACGTCGCTGCCGGCACGGGCAACGCCGCCGTCCCGGCCGCGGAGCGCGGCGCCGTGGTGACGGCGTCGGACCTGACCCCCGAGCTGTTCGAGGCCGGCCGCCGGACCGCCGGCGAGCGCGGTGTCGACCTGGAGTGGGTGGAGGCCGACGCCGAGGCGCTGCCGTTCCCCGACGACGCGTACGACGTCGTGCTGTCCAGTGTGGGCGCGATGTTCGCGCCGCGGCACCAGGTCGTCGCCGACGAGCTCGTGCGGGTCACGGCGCCGGGCGGCACGATCGCGATGATCAACTGGACGCCGGACGGCTTCATCGGGCAGCTGTTCCGCACGATGGCGCCGTACGCGCCGCCGCCCCCGCCCGGCGCGAGCCCGCCGCCGCTGTGGGGCGACGAGGGACACGTGCGGGAGCTGTTCGGCGACCGCGTCACCGACCTGCGGGCCCGGCGCGCCCGGATCGTCATGCAGCACGACGGGGACCCGGCCGGGTTCCGCGACTACTGGAAGCAGCACTACGGCCCGACGATCGCGGTGTACCGGTTCAACGCCGACCGGCCGGACCGGGTGGCCGACCTCGACCGCGACTTCCTGGCGTTCCTCACCGACCGGAACCGCGGCACCACCGGCCGCGCGACGTACGACGCCGAGTACCTGGTCGTCACCGCGCGCAAGCGGGAGGGGTGA
- a CDS encoding J domain-containing protein, with protein sequence MADREPDLYEVLGVRPDADADELSRAYRRRLRQLHPDTRAGQGAGPAADDRDGLARVLDAYEVLRDPQRRADYDAERAARARRSPPPRDPRYRYRADGTPVPGYRPPARSRRVVVDLGFVRLRIDLGDLP encoded by the coding sequence ATGGCTGATCGGGAACCGGACCTCTACGAGGTGCTCGGTGTTCGCCCGGACGCGGACGCCGACGAGCTCAGCCGCGCCTACCGCCGCCGGCTGCGCCAGCTGCATCCCGACACGCGAGCTGGCCAGGGGGCGGGCCCCGCCGCGGACGACCGGGACGGGCTCGCCCGGGTCCTCGACGCCTACGAGGTCCTGCGGGACCCGCAGCGCCGCGCCGACTACGACGCCGAACGTGCCGCCCGGGCCCGCCGCAGCCCACCGCCACGCGATCCCCGGTACCGGTACCGGGCCGACGGGACACCCGTCCCGGGCTACCGGCCGCCGGCCCGCTCCCGGCGGGTGGTGGTCGACCTCGGGTTCGTGCGCCTGAGGATCGATCTCGGCGACCTGCCTTAG
- a CDS encoding DUF2235 domain-containing protein, whose amino-acid sequence MQLAVFMDGTWNDPADDTNVDQLAGRMPEVERGPGGRGQRTHYIKGVGNGPWDRLRGGILGRGVDDNIREGYAFIVDNHRPGDQIFLVGYSRGAFTARSLAGMITKCGLIPPDVLGADAVFERYRDRARPGLREMQHDEDDPGRRTDQDRTVLAHARLERIRFIGVFDTVGSLGIPGDIGKVFARRYQFHNTALSGYVDIARHAVAIDENRPEFEPTLWTAVPIPIPGHHTSIEQRWFVGAHSDVGGGGERARERAPLSALAREWIADEARTAGLHVEAPRAPLTGDEWRSPYRGSFATWLRALTWLAPWRRPYLRPVHTSEGEKLAPSVLQRWNGDPAYRPRNPNLAPWVKRLSTGGGARPPGGHV is encoded by the coding sequence ATGCAGCTCGCAGTGTTCATGGACGGTACGTGGAACGACCCGGCCGACGACACCAACGTCGACCAGCTCGCCGGCCGGATGCCCGAGGTCGAGCGGGGACCCGGCGGCCGAGGACAGCGGACGCACTACATCAAAGGGGTCGGGAACGGCCCCTGGGACCGGCTGCGCGGCGGCATCCTCGGCCGCGGTGTCGACGACAACATCCGTGAGGGCTACGCGTTCATCGTCGACAACCACCGGCCCGGTGACCAGATCTTCCTCGTCGGGTACAGCCGCGGAGCGTTCACGGCGCGCAGCCTGGCCGGGATGATCACGAAGTGCGGGCTGATCCCGCCGGACGTTCTCGGCGCGGACGCCGTGTTCGAGCGGTATCGCGACCGCGCCCGGCCGGGCCTGCGGGAGATGCAGCACGACGAGGACGATCCCGGCCGGCGCACGGACCAGGACCGGACGGTGCTGGCGCACGCGCGGCTCGAGCGCATCCGCTTCATCGGCGTCTTCGACACCGTCGGCAGCCTCGGCATCCCGGGCGACATCGGGAAGGTCTTCGCCCGCAGGTACCAGTTCCACAACACCGCCCTGAGCGGATACGTCGACATCGCCCGGCACGCGGTCGCCATCGACGAGAACCGTCCCGAGTTCGAGCCGACGCTCTGGACCGCCGTCCCGATCCCGATTCCGGGTCACCACACCTCGATCGAGCAGCGGTGGTTCGTCGGCGCCCACTCCGACGTCGGCGGCGGTGGGGAGCGAGCCCGGGAGCGTGCCCCGCTGTCGGCGCTGGCCCGCGAGTGGATCGCGGACGAGGCCCGGACGGCCGGTCTGCACGTCGAGGCGCCTCGGGCACCGCTCACCGGTGACGAGTGGAGGTCGCCGTACCGGGGCTCGTTCGCGACGTGGCTGCGTGCCCTCACCTGGCTCGCGCCGTGGCGCAGGCCGTACCTGCGTCCGGTGCACACCTCCGAGGGAGAGAAGCTCGCCCCGTCGGTGCTGCAGCGGTGGAACGGCGATCCCGCGTACCGGCCGCGGAACCCCAACCTCGCCCCGTGGGTGAAACGGCTGTCGACGGGCGGGGGAGCCCGGCCGCCCGGCGGACACGTGTGA
- a CDS encoding isocitrate lyase/phosphoenolpyruvate mutase family protein — translation MSKIAETFRALHVPGRPLLMPNPWDAGSARLLTSLGFGALATTSGGHAGTLGRLDGQVARDEALAHAAELVAAVDVPVSADLENGFGPDLDAVRRTVQGAAGVGLAGCSIEDFDPEAGLYPIDVAAERVAAAVGEADGMVITARAENHLRGHPDLDDTIARLRAYADAGADVVYAPGLAELADIERVVGSVDRPVNVLVHAAAPTVAELASVGVARISVGSAFFHVAMGALARAGHELLEEGTYGYSGVAADGRRESTAAFS, via the coding sequence ATGTCGAAGATCGCCGAGACCTTCCGGGCCCTGCACGTGCCGGGGCGCCCGCTGCTCATGCCCAACCCGTGGGATGCCGGATCGGCCCGCCTACTCACCTCCCTCGGCTTCGGGGCACTCGCGACCACCAGCGGCGGGCACGCGGGCACCCTGGGCCGCCTCGACGGCCAGGTCGCCCGTGACGAGGCGCTCGCGCACGCCGCCGAGCTCGTCGCGGCCGTCGACGTGCCGGTCTCGGCGGACCTGGAGAACGGCTTCGGTCCCGATCTCGACGCCGTGCGCCGCACCGTGCAGGGGGCGGCCGGTGTGGGACTCGCGGGCTGCTCGATCGAGGACTTCGACCCCGAGGCGGGCCTCTACCCGATCGACGTCGCCGCGGAGCGCGTCGCGGCCGCGGTGGGCGAGGCCGACGGCATGGTGATCACCGCGCGAGCGGAGAACCACCTCCGCGGCCACCCCGACCTGGACGACACCATCGCCCGCCTGCGCGCCTACGCCGATGCGGGCGCCGACGTCGTCTACGCGCCGGGGCTGGCCGAGCTCGCCGACATCGAACGGGTCGTCGGATCGGTCGATCGCCCGGTGAACGTCCTGGTGCACGCGGCGGCCCCCACGGTCGCCGAGCTGGCGTCGGTGGGTGTGGCGCGGATCTCGGTGGGCAGCGCGTTCTTCCACGTGGCGATGGGTGCGCTGGCCCGGGCGGGGCATGAGCTGCTGGAGGAGGGCACCTACGGCTACTCGGGCGTGGCGGCCGACGGCCGTCGCGAGTCGACCGCCGCGTTCTCGTGA
- a CDS encoding MFS transporter produces MDQHAPPARMGRLATAAVFATALEWFDFLIYATAAALVFGPLFFPSVSPVAGTLASFATFAVGFVARPLGGVIAGHVGDRFGRKPPLVASMLLMGVATFAIGVLPGYGSIGIWAPVLLVVARLVQGLGVGAQWGGAALLLTEHAPVERRGFFGSLVQTGAIVGAVAGNLFFLVLSSTLTDAQFAAWGWRIPFLSGLVLVAIGAYVQLKIEDTPVFRQMQQQSAASKREAGLRKAPLVEAVRRHGREILQAAGAFFVVNATFYILISGILSYATTSVGMSRTAILWCVMIAGLTQVVSMPFFGALTDRMGSRKKLYLIGTVLMGLFAFPLFWLVDSGSVPLVFLGLLVAFTIHATMYGPQATLYAEMFPADVRFSGASLGYQFASVFAGGLAPFVMTALLAATGGSWSVSAYIVACAVLTFISVVTIRERFRRDLYETSSGPVATERTPSGD; encoded by the coding sequence ATGGACCAGCACGCACCACCGGCGAGGATGGGCAGGCTCGCCACGGCCGCCGTGTTCGCGACCGCACTCGAGTGGTTCGACTTCCTGATCTACGCCACGGCCGCCGCGCTGGTGTTCGGGCCGCTGTTCTTCCCCTCGGTGAGCCCGGTGGCCGGGACGCTGGCCTCGTTCGCGACGTTCGCGGTCGGGTTCGTCGCCCGGCCGCTCGGCGGCGTCATCGCCGGCCACGTCGGTGACCGCTTCGGCCGCAAGCCGCCCCTGGTCGCGTCGATGCTGCTCATGGGGGTGGCGACGTTCGCGATCGGCGTGCTGCCCGGCTACGGTTCGATCGGCATCTGGGCACCGGTGCTGCTGGTGGTGGCCCGGCTCGTGCAGGGTCTCGGGGTCGGCGCCCAGTGGGGCGGTGCGGCGCTGCTGCTGACCGAGCACGCGCCGGTCGAGCGGCGCGGCTTCTTCGGCAGCCTGGTCCAGACCGGAGCGATCGTCGGCGCCGTCGCCGGCAACCTGTTCTTCCTCGTACTCTCCTCCACGCTCACCGACGCACAGTTCGCCGCGTGGGGCTGGCGTATCCCGTTCCTGTCCGGGCTCGTGCTGGTCGCGATCGGCGCCTACGTGCAGCTGAAGATCGAGGACACCCCGGTGTTCCGGCAGATGCAACAGCAGTCCGCCGCATCGAAGCGCGAGGCCGGACTGCGCAAGGCGCCGCTGGTCGAGGCCGTCCGCCGGCACGGTCGGGAGATCCTGCAGGCGGCCGGTGCGTTCTTCGTCGTGAACGCAACTTTCTACATCCTGATCAGCGGCATCCTCAGCTACGCGACGACCAGCGTCGGGATGTCACGCACCGCGATCCTCTGGTGCGTGATGATCGCCGGCCTCACCCAGGTCGTCAGCATGCCGTTCTTCGGCGCGCTCACCGACCGCATGGGCTCCCGCAAGAAGCTGTACCTCATCGGCACCGTCCTGATGGGACTCTTCGCGTTCCCGCTGTTCTGGCTGGTCGACTCGGGCTCGGTCCCGCTGGTGTTCCTCGGCCTGCTGGTCGCGTTCACCATCCACGCGACGATGTACGGCCCGCAGGCGACGCTGTACGCCGAGATGTTCCCGGCCGACGTCCGCTTCTCGGGTGCCTCGCTCGGCTACCAGTTCGCTTCGGTCTTCGCGGGCGGCCTCGCCCCGTTCGTCATGACCGCGCTGCTCGCCGCGACCGGTGGTTCGTGGTCGGTGTCGGCCTACATCGTGGCGTGCGCCGTGCTCACCTTCATCTCGGTCGTGACGATCCGCGAGCGGTTCCGGCGCGACCTCTACGAGACGTCGTCCGGGCCGGTCGCCACGGAGCGGACACCCTCCGGCGACTGA
- a CDS encoding AzlC family ABC transporter permease, producing MSRLPASAPAASVEWPAARAGSRDAVAVIVAYTPFGMALGATLAAGGVDPLVAWASSPLLFGGAAQLLAVQMLGSGASAPVVVAAALVVNARMLLYSASLAPHARDWPARWRWPAAYLLADPVYALAIARFGRPDGGGGPRARLAYYLGVGLTLWPAWQLITAAGTVLAGALPAAVPLELAGPLTFLLLLLPMLASRAAYGAAAVGAGVAVAASGLPLGLGVLAGAAAGTAAGAMLEAHDA from the coding sequence ATGTCCCGGCTGCCCGCCTCGGCACCGGCGGCGTCGGTCGAGTGGCCCGCGGCGCGCGCGGGCAGCCGGGACGCCGTCGCGGTGATCGTCGCGTACACGCCGTTCGGGATGGCGCTCGGCGCCACCCTGGCGGCGGGCGGCGTGGACCCGCTCGTCGCATGGGCGTCGTCGCCGCTGCTGTTCGGCGGCGCCGCCCAGCTGCTCGCCGTGCAGATGCTCGGCTCCGGGGCGAGTGCCCCGGTCGTCGTCGCGGCCGCGCTCGTGGTCAACGCCCGGATGCTGCTGTACAGCGCCTCGCTGGCCCCGCACGCCCGTGACTGGCCCGCGCGGTGGCGCTGGCCGGCCGCCTACCTGCTGGCCGACCCGGTGTACGCCCTGGCGATCGCCCGGTTCGGCCGTCCCGACGGCGGCGGGGGACCGCGCGCCCGGCTGGCCTACTACCTGGGGGTCGGGCTGACCTTGTGGCCCGCCTGGCAGCTGATCACCGCCGCCGGGACCGTGCTGGCCGGCGCGCTGCCCGCCGCCGTCCCGCTCGAGCTCGCCGGGCCGCTGACGTTCCTGCTCCTGCTGCTGCCCATGCTCGCGAGCCGGGCGGCCTACGGCGCCGCGGCCGTCGGCGCGGGCGTCGCCGTCGCGGCCTCCGGCCTCCCGCTGGGGCTCGGCGTGCTGGCCGGAGCCGCGGCGGGGACGGCCGCCGGCGCGATGCTGGAGGCCCACGATGCGTGA